From Hippea alviniae EP5-r, the proteins below share one genomic window:
- a CDS encoding bifunctional folylpolyglutamate synthase/dihydrofolate synthase, producing the protein MSEIEAYKKLNDILNSLNPYSMKLGLERVESFLKKIGNPQKAFESVLIGGTNGKGSVCQYLTDAFVDKGYLCGTYTSPHLIQLNERFRINSKEIDYSTLLDYAKFIESVNFEGLTYFEFLTVMAFLIFKDFGIDVAVLEVGMGGEFDATNVVNPMLSILTSVSLDHTEHLGDTLEKIALTKSKIIKKVGVVGKNPKEVIDTIKDSVSVPLYFVDDEYLKEAKALKPDAVNPNNVACFLLACDVLNKHYGIKLNKSSVKKSYWRGRFDVFSVEGKTVIVDGAHNRAGVENLLKLLEGKIDFENSCLIFATLKSKDWKSNISLLADRFKNIKLPMLKYRLAEKPESIKEFLENSSYKTSVEIFESVNQALESALDSNFKSVVIAGSLYLVGEILACNLNLES; encoded by the coding sequence ATGAGTGAGATAGAAGCGTATAAAAAGCTAAACGATATACTGAATTCTTTAAATCCATACTCGATGAAACTCGGGCTTGAAAGGGTGGAGTCTTTTTTAAAAAAGATAGGCAACCCGCAAAAAGCGTTTGAGTCTGTTCTGATTGGCGGAACAAACGGCAAAGGCAGTGTCTGTCAGTATTTGACGGATGCTTTTGTCGACAAAGGCTATCTGTGCGGAACATATACATCACCACACCTTATTCAGTTAAACGAGCGTTTCAGGATTAACTCAAAAGAGATTGATTACTCGACGCTGCTTGATTATGCCAAGTTTATTGAGAGTGTAAATTTTGAAGGTTTAACCTATTTTGAATTTTTGACGGTAATGGCTTTTTTGATTTTTAAGGATTTTGGTATCGATGTGGCTGTTTTGGAAGTTGGAATGGGTGGTGAGTTTGACGCAACGAATGTGGTAAATCCTATGTTGAGCATTTTGACTTCTGTTTCATTAGACCATACGGAACATTTAGGTGATACGCTTGAAAAGATAGCTCTGACAAAGTCGAAAATAATAAAAAAGGTTGGAGTTGTTGGCAAAAATCCGAAGGAAGTAATTGATACGATTAAAGATAGTGTAAGTGTGCCTTTGTATTTTGTTGACGATGAGTATTTGAAAGAAGCCAAAGCTTTAAAACCGGATGCCGTAAATCCGAACAACGTTGCCTGTTTCCTGCTTGCATGCGATGTGCTAAATAAACATTACGGCATCAAGCTTAATAAAAGCAGTGTAAAGAAGAGCTATTGGCGTGGAAGGTTTGATGTTTTCAGCGTTGAAGGTAAAACGGTAATCGTTGATGGTGCACACAACAGGGCAGGGGTTGAAAATCTTTTAAAATTGCTTGAAGGGAAAATTGACTTTGAAAACTCATGCTTGATTTTTGCGACCTTAAAGAGTAAGGATTGGAAAAGCAATATCTCTCTATTAGCGGACAGATTTAAAAACATAAAGCTTCCTATGTTGAAGTACAGACTTGCAGAAAAGCCAGAGAGTATAAAAGAGTTTTTAGAAAATTCAAGCTATAAAACCAGTGTTGAGATATTTGAAAGCGTAAATCAAGCTCTGGAAAGTGCTTTGGATTCGAATTTTAAGTCAGTTGTGATAGCCGGGTCTTTGTATCTTGTGGGTGAGATATTGGCATGTAATCTTAATCTGGAAAGTTAA